One part of the Prochlorococcus marinus str. MIT 9313 genome encodes these proteins:
- the rpsN gene encoding 30S ribosomal protein S14 produces MAKKSMIARDVKRKKIVERYAAKRAALMEAFNAAKDPMQRLEIHRKIQALPRNSAPNRIRNRCWATGKPRGVYRDFGLCRNQLRERAHKGELPGVVKSSW; encoded by the coding sequence ATGGCTAAAAAGTCAATGATCGCCCGTGATGTAAAGCGCAAGAAGATTGTTGAGCGCTACGCAGCCAAGAGAGCGGCTCTAATGGAAGCATTCAATGCAGCCAAGGATCCAATGCAACGTCTTGAGATCCACCGCAAGATTCAAGCTCTCCCGCGCAACAGTGCTCCAAACCGCATCCGCAATCGTTGCTGGGCCACAGGAAAGCCAAGAGGCGTCTATCGCGACTTCGGGCTATGCCGCAACCAGCTGAGAGAACGAGCTCACAAGGGCGAACTTCCTGGAGTCGTCAAGTCCAGCTGGTAA
- a CDS encoding polyribonucleotide nucleotidyltransferase, whose amino-acid sequence MQGQTQSISFDGREIRLTTGRYAPQAGGSVMMECGDTAVLVTATRSTGREGIDFLPLICDYEERLYAAGRIPGSFMRREGRPPERATLIARLIDRPMRPLFPSWMRDDLQIVATCLSLDERVPADVLAVTGASMATLLASIPFQGPMAAVRVGLLGDDFVLNPSYREIERGDLDLVVAGTPDGVVMVEAGANQLPQGDVIEAIDFGYEAVCELIKAQQTILKDAGIKQVQPEPPTQDQDTKLSTYLEKNCSKSIGEVLKQFEQTKAERDSKLDAIKAKTAEAIDSLKEDDAVRKSVNANSKVLSNNFKALTKKLMREQIIKQGKRVDGRKLDEVRPISSAAGVLPKRVHGSGLFQRGLTQVLSTATLGTPSDAQEMDDLNPGPEKTYLHHYNFPPYSVGETRPMRSPGRREVGHGSLAERAIIPVLPPKDSFPYVLRVVSEVLSSNGSTSMGSVCGSTLALMDAGVPLKAPVSGAAMGLIKEDAEIRILTDIQGIEDFLGDMDFKVAGTKDGITALQMDMKITGLPVKTIAEAVNQARPARIHILEKMLEAIDAPRTTLSPHAPRLLSFRIDPELIGTVIGPGGRTIKGITERTNTKIDIEDGGIVTIASHDGAAAEAAQRIIEGLTRKVNEGEVFTGTITRIIPIGAFVEILPGKEGMIHISQLSEARVEKVDDVVKVGDQVTVRIREIDNRGRINLTLRGVPQNGEETQSEPAPTPVAPLN is encoded by the coding sequence GTGCAAGGTCAGACACAGTCGATCTCCTTTGATGGTCGGGAGATTCGGCTGACCACAGGGCGATATGCCCCCCAGGCCGGTGGTTCCGTGATGATGGAATGCGGCGACACCGCCGTCCTGGTAACCGCCACCAGATCAACAGGCCGCGAAGGCATCGATTTTCTTCCCCTGATTTGCGACTACGAGGAGCGGCTCTATGCAGCTGGCCGCATTCCTGGCAGTTTCATGCGACGTGAAGGACGCCCGCCAGAAAGAGCCACACTGATCGCTCGTCTAATCGACCGCCCCATGAGGCCCTTATTCCCTAGCTGGATGAGGGACGACCTTCAGATCGTGGCAACATGCCTCTCTCTCGATGAACGGGTTCCAGCAGATGTGCTTGCCGTTACGGGAGCTTCCATGGCCACCTTGCTAGCAAGCATCCCCTTCCAGGGGCCAATGGCTGCAGTAAGGGTAGGGCTTCTCGGTGACGATTTCGTTCTGAATCCCAGCTATCGAGAAATCGAACGTGGCGATCTCGATCTCGTGGTAGCTGGTACTCCAGATGGGGTTGTCATGGTTGAAGCCGGTGCAAACCAGCTGCCACAAGGGGATGTCATCGAAGCCATCGACTTTGGCTATGAAGCCGTATGCGAATTAATCAAGGCACAGCAAACCATCCTCAAGGATGCAGGGATTAAGCAGGTACAGCCCGAACCCCCCACTCAAGACCAAGACACCAAGCTGTCGACTTATCTAGAAAAAAATTGCAGCAAGAGCATCGGGGAAGTGCTTAAGCAATTTGAACAGACCAAAGCTGAACGCGATAGCAAGTTGGATGCCATCAAAGCGAAAACTGCTGAAGCCATTGACAGCCTCAAAGAAGACGATGCCGTTCGCAAGTCAGTGAATGCCAACAGCAAAGTCTTGAGCAACAACTTCAAGGCGCTCACCAAAAAATTGATGCGTGAGCAGATCATCAAACAAGGCAAACGAGTCGATGGTCGCAAGCTCGATGAGGTGCGCCCGATCAGTTCCGCCGCAGGCGTGCTGCCAAAACGCGTGCACGGATCCGGACTCTTCCAACGCGGACTAACCCAGGTGCTGTCCACCGCCACCCTAGGCACACCCAGCGATGCCCAGGAGATGGATGACCTCAACCCTGGACCTGAGAAGACCTATCTACACCACTACAACTTCCCGCCCTATTCCGTTGGCGAGACACGTCCAATGCGATCGCCCGGGCGCCGTGAGGTAGGCCATGGTTCCCTCGCTGAACGCGCCATCATTCCAGTACTGCCTCCCAAGGACAGCTTCCCTTATGTGCTCAGGGTGGTGAGCGAAGTCCTCAGCTCCAATGGGTCCACCTCGATGGGCTCGGTCTGCGGCAGCACCCTGGCCCTCATGGATGCTGGTGTTCCACTGAAGGCTCCAGTCAGCGGAGCCGCCATGGGCTTGATCAAGGAAGATGCTGAGATTCGCATCCTCACTGACATCCAGGGAATCGAGGACTTCCTCGGTGATATGGACTTCAAGGTGGCTGGAACAAAAGATGGCATCACGGCCCTGCAGATGGACATGAAGATCACCGGCCTTCCGGTCAAAACCATTGCAGAAGCTGTCAATCAGGCCCGCCCTGCCAGGATCCACATCCTCGAGAAGATGCTGGAAGCCATCGACGCTCCCAGAACTACCCTCTCTCCCCATGCCCCGCGCCTGCTGAGCTTCAGAATCGATCCAGAACTGATCGGCACAGTGATTGGACCAGGTGGTCGCACAATCAAGGGCATCACAGAACGCACGAACACCAAGATCGACATTGAAGACGGTGGCATCGTCACGATTGCTTCTCATGACGGGGCTGCTGCAGAGGCAGCCCAACGCATCATCGAAGGACTTACCCGCAAAGTAAACGAGGGGGAGGTGTTCACCGGAACCATCACAAGGATCATTCCGATCGGGGCTTTCGTAGAGATCCTGCCCGGCAAAGAGGGCATGATCCACATCTCCCAGCTGTCAGAGGCTCGCGTGGAGAAGGTCGACGACGTCGTAAAAGTAGGTGATCAAGTAACAGTACGAATACGAGAGATTGACAATCGTGGCCGTATCAACCTCACACTCAGAGGCGTGCCTCAAAACGGCGAAGAGACTCAATCAGAGCCAGCTCCAACTCCTGTAGCCCCTCTCAACTAA
- a CDS encoding 3'(2'),5'-bisphosphate nucleotidase CysQ family protein — translation MMPNAPVLPDGVNLEILLQHLRRLSWGAADILLAYARGEQPPHGFSKALSVEDGGEGPVSAADLAVNRWLLDGLEANFPLADWTLLSEETAKEQLTAGEPLAAEWLWILDPLDGTKDFLQGTGEYAVHLALVRGQRPVLGVVLLPEAEELWFGVIGSGAWCEDRRGKRSPVRFSQRQAVCELMLVASRNHRDNRLEQLLESLALGGSKAVGSVGCKVTTILRGETDLYVSLSGRSAPKDWDMAAPEAVLMAAGGCFTHADGRQLAYNSGDVRQAGCLIASHGLAHAQLCEAAARAMKEIDPGFQV, via the coding sequence ATGATGCCGAACGCACCTGTTCTGCCTGATGGTGTGAACCTGGAGATTTTGTTGCAGCACTTGAGGCGATTGAGCTGGGGTGCTGCAGACATCCTGCTGGCCTATGCCCGGGGAGAACAGCCACCGCATGGATTTTCTAAGGCTCTGAGTGTTGAGGATGGTGGTGAGGGGCCTGTTTCTGCCGCTGACCTTGCGGTGAATCGCTGGCTTCTGGATGGCTTAGAAGCGAATTTCCCCTTGGCAGATTGGACTCTATTGAGTGAGGAGACAGCAAAGGAGCAACTCACTGCAGGCGAACCCTTAGCGGCGGAATGGTTGTGGATCCTTGATCCCTTGGATGGCACAAAGGATTTCTTGCAGGGCACAGGTGAATACGCCGTGCATCTCGCTTTGGTGCGTGGTCAACGCCCAGTGCTTGGAGTGGTACTCCTGCCAGAAGCCGAGGAGCTTTGGTTCGGTGTGATCGGTTCTGGGGCTTGGTGCGAAGACCGGCGGGGAAAACGTTCGCCGGTGCGTTTTAGTCAGCGCCAGGCTGTTTGTGAGTTGATGCTGGTAGCGAGTCGCAACCACCGCGACAACAGGCTTGAACAGCTGCTAGAGAGTCTTGCTCTTGGTGGTAGCAAGGCTGTGGGCAGTGTGGGTTGCAAGGTGACCACGATTTTGCGCGGAGAAACAGATTTGTATGTCTCTCTTTCAGGCCGTAGTGCTCCAAAAGATTGGGATATGGCGGCTCCAGAGGCGGTGCTGATGGCGGCAGGGGGATGTTTCACTCATGCTGATGGACGCCAGCTTGCTTATAACAGCGGTGATGTACGTCAGGCTGGATGTTTAATCGCCAGCCATGGGCTCGCCCACGCCCAGCTTTGTGAAGCAGCGGCGCGGGCTATGAAAGAGATCGACCCAGGCTTTCAGGTTTGA
- the rsmI gene encoding 16S rRNA (cytidine(1402)-2'-O)-methyltransferase: MSQREEPAPGVLYVVGTPIGHLGDLSPRARSVLTNVSAIACEDTRHSGHLLNSLGAQSQRFSFHQHNTKARLPQLLQLLNEGQSLALISDAGLPGISDPGEQLVAAARAAGHQVICIPGPCAATTALVSSGLPSGRFCFEGFLASRGKERQQQLAAVASETRTTILYEAPHRLVQLLKELAQLCGDERPLQVARELTKRHEQQVGPTIAAALEHFLEHKPLGECTLVLGGAPISGPDQQSDAHWRAELAALMASGASASDAARQLAQQSGQSRRALYALVHQMVENESE, translated from the coding sequence GTGAGTCAACGAGAGGAACCAGCACCAGGGGTGCTCTATGTGGTTGGCACGCCCATTGGTCACCTCGGAGATCTCTCACCCAGAGCACGCTCTGTGCTCACGAATGTCTCGGCCATCGCCTGTGAAGACACACGCCATAGCGGCCATCTACTCAACAGCTTGGGCGCGCAGAGTCAACGCTTCAGCTTCCACCAACACAACACCAAAGCTCGCCTGCCGCAACTGCTTCAACTGCTCAACGAAGGGCAAAGCCTGGCTTTAATCAGTGATGCTGGGCTGCCGGGCATCAGCGATCCCGGCGAACAACTCGTCGCAGCCGCTAGGGCAGCTGGGCATCAGGTGATCTGTATTCCCGGCCCCTGTGCAGCAACAACAGCCTTAGTGAGCAGCGGACTTCCATCTGGCCGCTTTTGTTTTGAAGGTTTTCTAGCCTCCAGAGGCAAGGAACGGCAGCAGCAGCTGGCAGCGGTCGCCAGCGAGACCCGAACAACCATTCTTTACGAAGCGCCACACCGACTGGTGCAACTGCTGAAAGAATTGGCGCAACTTTGCGGGGATGAGCGGCCCTTGCAGGTGGCCAGGGAACTCACCAAACGCCATGAACAACAAGTAGGGCCAACGATCGCAGCAGCCCTAGAGCATTTTCTTGAACACAAGCCTCTAGGGGAATGCACTCTTGTTCTAGGAGGTGCTCCAATTTCAGGACCAGATCAGCAAAGTGACGCGCATTGGCGAGCGGAATTGGCAGCTTTGATGGCCAGTGGAGCAAGTGCAAGCGATGCCGCTCGACAACTCGCTCAACAATCAGGGCAATCCAGGAGGGCTCTCTATGCCCTTGTACACCAAATGGTAGAAAACGAGAGCGAGTGA
- a CDS encoding phytanoyl-CoA dioxygenase family protein, which translates to MNRFFRAFRPLGLQRRYKLKKRSVHRILPIENKEFPKTHHDKGLQAKEKYNFIKNNGYIVLPGAVSPGLCDKISNYYDSVLANGSLQVKPKCEFFDKEGKYSYGEEIGDRDPSQLIGLKMLDLYSHNIDAREAMFSPDIQEVLSLIFGANALAFQQLGIIYGTEQDLHQDTAYVRVSEPFLIAASWIALEDITPGSGELELIPGSHNLKDNFFNSSGDEWCKKVESNPSKSAWWNYKDKDIHDKFIGRLRSLKAQQEPFVFNAKKGDCLIWISHLVHGGSPISSRTGSGIPTRKSLVTHYCPFPQAHPIYFHQINNSGPIEYSDNSLYSYKYL; encoded by the coding sequence ATGAACCGTTTTTTTAGAGCTTTTCGCCCTCTTGGATTGCAGCGACGTTATAAGCTGAAAAAGCGAAGTGTGCATCGAATCCTCCCCATCGAGAACAAAGAATTCCCTAAAACTCACCATGACAAGGGCTTGCAAGCCAAAGAAAAGTATAATTTCATCAAAAATAATGGCTATATAGTACTTCCAGGAGCAGTAAGTCCAGGTCTTTGCGATAAAATATCTAATTATTATGATTCTGTCCTCGCTAATGGAAGTCTTCAGGTAAAGCCAAAATGCGAATTTTTTGACAAAGAAGGAAAATATTCTTATGGGGAAGAAATTGGAGATAGGGATCCGAGTCAACTAATAGGCCTAAAAATGTTGGATTTATATTCGCACAATATTGATGCACGTGAGGCAATGTTTTCTCCTGATATCCAGGAGGTATTGTCGTTGATATTTGGGGCAAACGCATTGGCTTTTCAGCAACTTGGAATCATTTACGGAACTGAGCAGGATTTGCACCAAGACACAGCGTATGTTCGCGTCTCGGAGCCTTTCCTGATCGCTGCCTCATGGATTGCTCTTGAAGATATTACCCCAGGCTCTGGCGAGCTTGAGCTAATACCTGGATCGCACAATTTGAAGGATAATTTTTTCAATTCTTCAGGCGATGAATGGTGCAAAAAGGTTGAGAGCAATCCTTCTAAAAGTGCCTGGTGGAACTATAAAGATAAAGATATTCACGACAAATTTATTGGCAGGCTTAGAAGCCTCAAAGCCCAGCAAGAGCCTTTCGTATTCAATGCTAAAAAGGGCGATTGCCTTATATGGATTTCGCATTTGGTCCATGGGGGGTCCCCAATATCAAGTAGGACGGGCAGCGGGATTCCAACAAGAAAGTCTCTGGTTACTCATTACTGTCCATTTCCTCAGGCTCACCCAATATACTTTCATCAAATCAATAATTCTGGCCCTATAGAATATAGCGACAATTCTCTCTATTCTTACAAGTACCTGTAA
- a CDS encoding MBL fold metallo-hydrolase yields the protein MNLAATYFGANGWLLEFGACRVLVDPWLTGQLSFPPGPWLLNGRLPRDWAVPDNLDLLLLSQGLPDHAHPETLQLLPRDLKIVGSPSAAKLVGRLGFTQVTPLHPGESTNIAGLTIRATAGAMVPSIENGYFISHADGKLYLEPHGFLDSKIESQSVDAVITPVVDLGLPLAGAFVKGRQVLPELLKRFEPSTVLASTAGGNVRFEGLLSSFMQMEGSAKDVAEMLPAQIKFIDPEPGKRYALTSKQSLV from the coding sequence ATGAACCTGGCAGCGACCTATTTTGGTGCCAACGGTTGGTTGCTGGAGTTTGGTGCCTGCAGGGTACTAGTGGATCCCTGGCTCACCGGCCAACTCTCCTTCCCACCAGGCCCCTGGTTGCTGAATGGCCGGCTGCCCCGCGACTGGGCTGTGCCTGACAACCTTGATCTGCTGCTTTTAAGCCAGGGCTTACCAGATCATGCCCACCCAGAAACACTGCAGCTTCTTCCCAGGGATCTCAAGATCGTTGGCTCCCCCTCAGCCGCAAAACTAGTTGGGCGCTTGGGGTTTACACAAGTAACACCATTGCATCCTGGAGAGAGCACCAACATCGCTGGACTCACCATCCGCGCGACCGCTGGAGCCATGGTGCCCTCGATCGAAAACGGTTATTTCATTAGCCATGCTGACGGCAAGCTCTACCTTGAACCTCATGGTTTTCTCGACAGCAAAATCGAATCACAATCCGTTGATGCGGTGATCACCCCGGTGGTTGATCTTGGTCTGCCTCTTGCAGGGGCTTTTGTGAAAGGCCGTCAAGTCCTGCCTGAATTGCTCAAAAGATTTGAGCCAAGCACCGTCCTTGCTAGCACTGCTGGAGGGAATGTTCGCTTCGAGGGGCTGCTGAGCAGCTTTATGCAGATGGAGGGATCAGCAAAAGACGTTGCCGAAATGCTGCCTGCTCAGATCAAATTCATTGACCCAGAACCCGGCAAACGCTACGCCCTTACCTCCAAGCAATCTCTGGTTTAA
- a CDS encoding protein adenylyltransferase SelO, with protein MSHPSESSAAPCVTTVDEFAKLADYSLMDSLNTDPDSTVDGDDHLARQVFSGHFVPVTPTPLKNPEYVTHSSTFFNELGLNNELAFNENFCKLFSGDLSATREPMRQVGWATGYALSIYGREYTQQCPFGTGNGYGDGRAISVFEGIINGKRWEMQLKGGGPTPYCRGADGRAVLRSSVREFLAQEYMQALGVPTSRSLTLYVSKSETITRPWYSQHSQSTDPDILVENPVAISTRVAPSFLRVGQLELFARRARSNTHPRALEELRMIVSHLIEREYKSDINQTLSFTVQLVKLARLFRDRLTLLVANWLRIGYCQGNFNSDNCAAGGFTLDYGPFGFCEIFDPKFQPWTGGGKHFSYFNQPIAAEANYHMFWKALRPLLEEDAKALKEFDQVRDGFEQAMDKQIQKMWAAKLGLKEYNSNLFEELLQLIINSKVDYTIFFRELSHIPNNLSALKKSFYIQTSQQIDEQWKSWLQSWRDLVLNKGSSTETSKTMKLTNPKYTWREWLIAPAYQQAEEGNYSLVKELQEVLSHPYDEQSKEIEDKYYRLKPKVFFNAGGISHYSCSS; from the coding sequence ATGTCGCATCCATCTGAATCATCTGCTGCTCCCTGCGTAACGACAGTCGATGAGTTTGCAAAGCTGGCGGATTATTCTCTGATGGATAGCTTAAATACTGACCCTGATTCCACGGTAGATGGTGATGATCACCTTGCCCGACAAGTTTTTTCGGGTCATTTCGTACCTGTAACACCCACGCCGCTTAAAAACCCAGAATATGTAACTCATAGCAGCACATTTTTTAATGAACTTGGCTTGAACAACGAGCTGGCATTTAATGAAAATTTTTGCAAGTTATTTTCAGGGGATCTCTCTGCTACGCGTGAGCCTATGCGACAGGTTGGCTGGGCAACTGGTTATGCACTATCTATTTATGGCAGAGAATACACCCAACAATGTCCATTTGGCACTGGTAATGGATATGGCGATGGCCGAGCGATATCTGTATTTGAAGGAATCATTAATGGCAAACGCTGGGAAATGCAATTAAAAGGTGGTGGTCCAACGCCTTACTGCCGTGGTGCCGACGGACGCGCAGTACTACGTTCAAGTGTGCGTGAATTTCTAGCGCAAGAATATATGCAGGCTTTAGGTGTTCCAACATCGCGTTCGTTAACACTCTATGTTTCTAAATCTGAGACAATCACCCGCCCTTGGTATTCTCAACACTCTCAATCCACCGACCCTGATATTTTGGTGGAGAATCCTGTAGCAATTTCAACTCGCGTCGCACCATCCTTTTTGCGAGTTGGTCAACTAGAATTATTTGCGCGTCGCGCTCGCAGCAATACTCATCCAAGAGCATTAGAAGAGTTGCGCATGATTGTGTCGCATTTAATTGAACGAGAGTACAAAAGTGACATTAATCAAACCCTTTCTTTTACAGTTCAATTGGTGAAGTTGGCGCGGCTATTTCGTGATCGCCTTACTTTATTGGTAGCAAATTGGCTCCGCATTGGCTACTGCCAAGGCAATTTCAACAGTGACAATTGCGCCGCGGGTGGCTTCACCCTCGACTATGGACCATTTGGATTTTGTGAAATCTTTGATCCTAAATTTCAGCCTTGGACTGGCGGCGGCAAACACTTTTCATACTTCAATCAACCAATCGCGGCGGAAGCAAATTATCATATGTTTTGGAAAGCTTTAAGGCCGCTACTCGAAGAAGATGCTAAAGCCCTAAAAGAGTTTGACCAAGTTCGTGATGGCTTTGAACAAGCCATGGATAAACAAATCCAAAAAATGTGGGCAGCCAAGCTTGGCTTGAAAGAATACAACTCCAATCTATTTGAGGAATTATTGCAATTAATTATCAATTCAAAAGTGGATTACACGATCTTCTTTCGCGAGCTATCTCATATACCAAATAATTTATCAGCATTAAAAAAGAGCTTCTACATCCAAACTTCACAACAAATCGATGAGCAATGGAAATCTTGGCTGCAAAGCTGGCGCGACCTCGTGCTTAACAAAGGAAGTTCAACGGAGACATCAAAAACCATGAAACTGACTAATCCAAAATATACTTGGCGAGAGTGGTTAATTGCCCCTGCTTATCAGCAAGCCGAAGAGGGCAACTATTCCTTAGTGAAAGAGCTGCAAGAAGTGCTAAGCCATCCTTATGATGAGCAATCAAAAGAAATAGAAGATAAATATTATCGCCTAAAGCCTAAGGTATTCTTTAATGCTGGTGGCATATCGCACTATAGCTGTTCATCTTGA
- the gluQRS gene encoding tRNA glutamyl-Q(34) synthetase GluQRS has translation MAKSSALPDHLYEQMEVGQRLRNQGYRGRFAPSPTGPLHLGNLCTALVSWLQARLANGAWLLRVDDLDQPRNRVGAVESLQQDLHWLGLEWDGPVVFQSRRRGIYNSFLSALRRQGKLYACRCSRRMLADISAPAGRHLVYPGTCRDLELFWGWHEGRLPSWRLRVSKEFSHTSGDVILRRADGFIAYHLATVVDELTLGISEVVRGEDLLDAMNAQLALINAISERPVIYRHVPLLCDDQGRKLAKREGHAGLDSLRSEGLGPSHVVGWLAASQSLVPFGAELTAGELLSELKKKEGVLKSVLKP, from the coding sequence ATGGCCAAGTCCTCTGCACTGCCTGATCATCTGTATGAGCAGATGGAAGTGGGGCAGCGCCTTAGGAATCAGGGCTATCGGGGCCGGTTTGCCCCGTCTCCGACCGGACCATTACACCTGGGCAATCTGTGCACTGCTCTGGTGTCTTGGTTGCAAGCGCGCTTGGCTAATGGGGCTTGGCTGTTGCGGGTGGATGACCTGGATCAGCCTCGCAATCGTGTGGGAGCGGTTGAGAGCCTCCAGCAGGATTTGCACTGGCTAGGCCTTGAGTGGGATGGCCCCGTGGTGTTTCAGAGCCGCCGCCGTGGGATTTACAACTCTTTCCTCTCGGCTCTGCGGCGTCAGGGGAAGTTGTATGCCTGTCGATGTAGCCGGCGAATGTTGGCTGACATCTCAGCACCAGCTGGGCGGCACTTGGTTTACCCAGGCACGTGTCGAGATCTGGAGCTGTTTTGGGGGTGGCATGAGGGCAGGCTGCCCAGTTGGCGTTTAAGGGTGAGCAAAGAGTTCTCCCATACCAGTGGGGATGTGATTTTGCGGCGCGCTGATGGTTTTATCGCTTATCACTTGGCGACGGTTGTTGATGAACTGACTCTCGGGATTAGCGAGGTGGTACGCGGTGAAGACTTGCTTGACGCCATGAATGCACAGCTCGCTTTGATCAATGCGATTTCAGAGCGGCCTGTGATCTATCGCCACGTGCCGTTGTTGTGTGATGACCAAGGCCGCAAGTTGGCCAAGCGCGAGGGACATGCTGGTTTGGACAGCCTGCGTTCCGAGGGACTGGGGCCTTCTCATGTGGTGGGCTGGCTGGCTGCTAGCCAGAGCCTTGTTCCTTTTGGTGCTGAACTCACGGCAGGGGAGTTATTGAGTGAGTTGAAGAAGAAGGAGGGGGTTTTGAAAAGCGTGCTGAAACCTTAA
- a CDS encoding HU family DNA-binding protein yields MNKADLVNLVAARTELTKTDVSLVVDAAIDTIIDSVVEGKKVSILGFGSFEPRDRSARQGLNPKTGQKIKIPAKRVPAFTAGKMFKDRVQG; encoded by the coding sequence ATGAACAAAGCTGACCTGGTCAACCTCGTCGCAGCCCGCACTGAGCTAACGAAAACAGATGTCTCCTTGGTGGTGGATGCTGCCATCGATACCATCATCGATTCTGTAGTGGAGGGGAAGAAGGTCTCCATCCTTGGCTTCGGATCCTTCGAGCCTCGTGATCGTTCCGCTCGTCAGGGTCTGAACCCCAAGACAGGGCAGAAGATCAAGATTCCTGCCAAGCGTGTTCCTGCCTTTACTGCAGGAAAGATGTTCAAAGATCGCGTTCAGGGCTGA
- a CDS encoding MBL fold metallo-hydrolase, giving the protein MTLSQALESGNPPEQLSGPLWVFPPNRDCDGGTAWWLGCDPEPVLIDCPPLTTTTLEALKQLAAGRTARILLTSREGHGRVRAFQDALGWPVLVQEQEAYLLPGLTSLDSFVDQHTTAAGLRLLWTPGPTPGSCVVFAPDPWNVLFCGRLLIPVAFVQLAPLPHRRTFHWPRQLRSLQKLRQWIPSDSRPALASGAPLGALRGEKLAPWDAWELQVNQ; this is encoded by the coding sequence ATGACGTTGTCCCAAGCATTGGAGTCGGGCAATCCTCCAGAGCAGCTGAGCGGGCCCCTCTGGGTTTTCCCACCCAATCGAGACTGTGACGGGGGGACAGCATGGTGGCTGGGATGTGACCCCGAACCTGTCTTAATCGACTGCCCGCCTTTAACGACAACCACTCTTGAGGCTCTAAAACAGCTCGCCGCGGGGCGCACGGCCCGGATCTTGCTGACCAGTCGAGAGGGGCATGGCAGGGTGCGTGCGTTTCAGGATGCACTCGGATGGCCTGTATTAGTGCAGGAGCAGGAGGCTTATCTCCTGCCTGGGCTGACTTCGCTGGACAGCTTTGTTGATCAACACACCACCGCTGCGGGGCTGCGGCTGCTTTGGACGCCTGGGCCAACACCAGGGAGCTGCGTGGTTTTTGCTCCTGATCCTTGGAACGTACTTTTCTGTGGCCGTTTATTGATTCCTGTCGCGTTTGTTCAATTGGCTCCATTGCCACATCGGCGGACTTTTCATTGGCCTCGCCAGCTCAGAAGCTTGCAAAAATTGCGCCAATGGATTCCTTCAGATTCAAGGCCTGCATTGGCTTCTGGTGCTCCCCTTGGGGCCCTCCGAGGAGAGAAATTGGCCCCATGGGATGCCTGGGAATTGCAGGTAAATCAGTGA